Proteins encoded in a region of the Zunongwangia endophytica genome:
- a CDS encoding RagB/SusD family nutrient uptake outer membrane protein, with product MKINIYNIKLIAFLGVALSLSSCEDYLDIPAPSNAFYEENTFVNDATTATTINGVLAQLSVNYYLSNLSLYTGLYTDEFTLNLNNAAFYQRFYNNDLNSNQAPSVWSDFYPLVYRVNAIIEGINDTSATLSNKDQYLGEAYFLRAFSFYYLTNIYGDIALPTTSDYEVNNTLSRQPQEEAFQQIIADLEMAESLLSESYVTSDGLETSSQARPNKTAAQALLSRVLLQTENWEEAAEISSAILDQSGQSLVDTENVFKTDSGAMIWELMPNNNPDSYMKYVPDYNIYFGWNYGFSPVEVEFGNAPVYLSESQLDVFEEGDLRFQNWVYPVELPDTTYYLPYKYQTQTAGEEASAILRIAEQYLINAEANAEMGDLGAAVTSINAVRNRAGLPDITANSSEEVLAAIAKERRTEFFAEGGYRFFDLKRTNTIDEVMNDVVTDKTKFGEVTWDSYKQFWPISYSEINANPNLEQTEGY from the coding sequence ATGAAAATCAACATATATAACATAAAATTAATTGCGTTTTTAGGAGTCGCCTTATCTCTATCCAGTTGCGAGGATTATTTAGATATTCCAGCACCGTCTAATGCATTTTATGAAGAAAATACCTTTGTAAACGACGCTACCACAGCGACTACTATTAATGGGGTTTTAGCGCAGTTATCCGTAAATTATTATTTATCGAACCTATCTTTATATACAGGGCTTTATACAGATGAGTTTACTTTGAATCTTAATAATGCGGCATTTTATCAACGTTTTTATAATAACGATTTAAATAGTAATCAAGCTCCTAGCGTTTGGTCAGATTTTTATCCTCTAGTATATCGTGTAAATGCGATCATAGAGGGAATAAATGATACAAGTGCTACGCTTTCTAATAAAGATCAATACTTAGGAGAAGCTTATTTTTTAAGAGCGTTTAGTTTCTATTACTTAACAAATATATATGGCGACATAGCTTTACCTACAACCTCAGACTACGAGGTTAATAATACATTATCAAGACAGCCTCAGGAAGAAGCATTTCAGCAGATAATCGCTGATTTAGAGATGGCTGAATCTTTACTTTCTGAAAGTTATGTAACCAGCGATGGTTTAGAAACTTCATCTCAGGCAAGACCTAATAAAACTGCTGCACAAGCATTGTTGTCGAGAGTTCTTTTGCAAACCGAGAATTGGGAAGAGGCAGCGGAAATTTCATCAGCTATATTAGATCAATCAGGACAATCCTTAGTTGATACAGAGAATGTTTTTAAAACTGATAGTGGCGCTATGATTTGGGAGTTAATGCCAAATAATAATCCTGATTCTTACATGAAATACGTTCCAGACTACAATATTTATTTTGGATGGAATTACGGTTTTAGTCCTGTTGAAGTTGAATTCGGAAATGCACCCGTATATTTAAGCGAAAGTCAATTAGATGTTTTTGAAGAAGGAGACCTTCGTTTTCAAAATTGGGTGTATCCAGTAGAATTACCAGATACTACTTATTATTTACCTTATAAATATCAAACACAAACCGCAGGAGAAGAAGCAAGTGCGATATTACGTATTGCAGAACAGTATTTAATAAATGCTGAAGCAAATGCTGAAATGGGAGATTTAGGAGCTGCAGTTACAAGTATCAATGCTGTGCGTAATCGCGCAGGATTACCTGATATTACAGCAAATTCTAGTGAAGAAGTCTTAGCAGCGATTGCGAAAGAGCGCAGAACTGAGTTTTTTGCTGAAGGCGGTTATCGATTTTTTGATCTAAAAAGAACAAATACGATCGATGAGGTAATGAATGATGTTGTTACAGACAAGACTAAGTTTGGCGAGGTAACATGGGATAGCTATAAACAATTTTGGCCTATATCATATAGCGAAATAAATGCGAATCCTAACTTAGAACAAACCGAAGGATACTAA